The following nucleotide sequence is from Armatimonadota bacterium.
ATATAGCTCAACTTCTGTTTTGCCTGCTTCGACTGCAACAATACCTTCTGTAGAATCAGAGCCAAACAAAATTGTTTGCGTATCTGCCATTTTTAAAACTTTCAGCGCTTTTCTTGAAATTTATAATTTTTTGTCAAGTGTGCCACGCAAGTCAATTTAAACACTTGCAAAGATGTTGTTCTAATCACATTTTAACACAACTTCAAAATACTTAGTAACCAAGGAACTAAGGCTGGGACTTGTTTCAACCCATTTTTGAAAAATAAGATTAGCGTTAAATGGCTAAGTTCATTATTGATAATAAACCCAGCCAAAGCAAGTTTTCTACCAGGTATCTCGGGTGCTAAAGAATGCTCCAGCTCAAGAGCATTTCATTTGTGGAAGCGACAACTTAGAGCTAGAAGGAATTTTCAGTTTCATGTTGAATAACCATACAAGAAACGTTAGAAAGGAAGCTAACTGTGGAAACCACAGAAGCGCTTTCTCCAATCCTACGATATGGGCTAATATTTCTTTTTCTTACATACTATATCGCCAGTTGGGTACTCTCTACTCTTATTGGTGAATGCGAAGTTCGCCGCCGCATACTACGTTGGGCATACATTCCACTAGTGATTGTTGGAATTATATGTGGTGCTTGTTTTTACTTTAAATGCGCCCAAGGACCGCTGGTGATAAAAGCCTTTCTCATCACCGTTGGCCTATGTATAGGTGGTGCAATTCTTTTTAGCATATGGCTACAGCATGGCGGCGGTAGGGAAATGCTTTATGTACCAATAGCTTTTGCAAGATTTGGAATCAATAATCGCCATGAGGTAACTTATGCAGTTGCAGATTTGGCATCTGGGAAACCTGATTTTAGGCGTGATTTCATACTCTCACTACTACCCGCACTATTCGCTATAATGACTATTATTCTTCTAATTTGGGAAACCTCGAGACCCTTGAGCAGTTAAGCAAGGGTAATGTTGATTTAAAAACTATGGATTTGACTGCATTTCTTGATAACTTTCGCAAATCCCACAGCTATCAAGGCCAGATAGTACATATTCACCGCGTTCCAAAACGAGAAGCTGTCTACTGTGAGCTTTCCAATCCTCTGCCTGACGAGCTTGCCTCCGCATTGAGGAAAATAGGCATCTCAAAACTTTACTCTCACCAAGTCAAGGCAATTGAGAATGTCCGTAATGGAAAAAGCATAGTTGTTGTAACAGGCACTGCAAGTGGAAAGACACTATGTTATAACATTCCCGTGCTCGAGACATTGCTTAACGAACCCACCGCAAAGGCATTTTATATTTTTCCCACCAAAGCTCTCGCGCAAGACCAACTTCGCGGACTAAGAAGATGGACAGAGCTCGAACCGGCTCTTGCTCGAATTATGAAGACTGGCACATACGATGGTGACACGCCGCCTACAACTCGTCGAAAACTTCGAGACGATGCAAGCATCATCCTCACGAACCCCGACATGCTTCACCAAGGAATCCTTCCATATCACACAAGATGGAATCGTTTTTTTGCCGACCTACGTTACATAATCATCGACGAAATACACGCATATCGCGGTGTATTTGGTTCGAATGTCGCCAATGTTATCAGGCGGCTAAATCGAGTTTGTGATTTTTATGGCTCAAAACCTCAATTCATATGCTGTTCGGCGACAATCGCTAATCCAACAGAACTTGCGCAGAAACTTACGGGCGTCTCAATGGTACTTATTGACAATGATGGCTCGCCCCGGGGAGAAAAGCTATTTGTATTTTGGAACCCACCAGTAATTGACGTGGGGTCAATGGAACGACGAAGTTCCAACGTTGAAGCACAACTTTTAATGACAGAGCTTATTAAAAGCGGCATTCAAACAATTGCATTTGGCAGAGCACGCATTGTCGCCGAATTAATGCACAGATATGTGCGAGATTCTTTGAAGCGAAAAAAGCCCGAACTCGCAGACAAGGTTAGGCCCTACCGAGGCGGTTACCTGCCCGAGGAACGCCGCAAGATTGAACAGCAATTATTTTCCGGCGAACTATTGGGGGTAACGAGCACAAATGCCCTGGAGCTTGGCATAGATATCGGTAGCCTGGATGCTTCAATAATTGTCGGCTTTCCAGGAACGATTGCCAGCACATGGCAACAAGCAGGACGAGCAGGTCGCGGTTCAGAAGAATCGCTTGCTATATTTATCGCTTACAACGATCCAATAGACCAATATCTTGTAAAGCACACAGATTACTTCTTTGGTCAATCGCCCGAAAGCGCCATAATTGACCCGCAAAATCCTTATATTCTTGCCGATCATCTAAGATGTGCCGCTTTTGAACTACCGCTCAAGCAAAATGATTCGCTCTATTTTGGCACCCAAATGCATGCGATTGCTGAAGCTATCGAAGAAGAAGGAAATCTAAAGAAGATTGATGGTGCTTGGTATTACTCCAGTACCGAATTTCCTGCAAAAGACGTAAATCTGCGCACAATATCCGAAAACACCTTCACCATTGTAGAGCTACCTGTCGAAATTAAAGGCAAAAGATTGGAAGATATAGAATTCGCAACGTCCAGCATGGGTTCGAGCCTAGCCAAAATCCCTGAACAACCTCGCGTTATTGGCGAAGTAGACTCGATTAGCGCTCCAGAAATTGTTTACCCCGAAGCAGTATATATGCATGAGGGTGAAACATATTTGGTGGATGAGCTAGATTTGCA
It contains:
- a CDS encoding DEAD/DEAH box helicase gives rise to the protein MDLTAFLDNFRKSHSYQGQIVHIHRVPKREAVYCELSNPLPDELASALRKIGISKLYSHQVKAIENVRNGKSIVVVTGTASGKTLCYNIPVLETLLNEPTAKAFYIFPTKALAQDQLRGLRRWTELEPALARIMKTGTYDGDTPPTTRRKLRDDASIILTNPDMLHQGILPYHTRWNRFFADLRYIIIDEIHAYRGVFGSNVANVIRRLNRVCDFYGSKPQFICCSATIANPTELAQKLTGVSMVLIDNDGSPRGEKLFVFWNPPVIDVGSMERRSSNVEAQLLMTELIKSGIQTIAFGRARIVAELMHRYVRDSLKRKKPELADKVRPYRGGYLPEERRKIEQQLFSGELLGVTSTNALELGIDIGSLDASIIVGFPGTIASTWQQAGRAGRGSEESLAIFIAYNDPIDQYLVKHTDYFFGQSPESAIIDPQNPYILADHLRCAAFELPLKQNDSLYFGTQMHAIAEAIEEEGNLKKIDGAWYYSSTEFPAKDVNLRTISENTFTIVELPVEIKGKRLEDIEFATSSMGSSLAKIPEQPRVIGEVDSISAPEIVYPEAVYMHEGETYLVDELDLQGKVAYVRRAEVDYYTQAILDSSIRINNLASRPKTPEDKSPAPASESLDSFPLKKEWSKCLVYYGPATVTWATTGFKKIKFYSLDSIGYGKVNLPPQHLETMALWIIPPKELLDEIQTRGLKPIEGLVGIRNLAVHVLPLFAMCDKQDIGGIVDSSNTGSPTIFIYDRYPGGLGFAEKGYKTIEDLMYSCLEVINGCECEEGCPSCVGIPILRPPIHTDPDIFGTSPIPNKEAAKMILENLCSS